The window agaaactttgtaggaaaaaaaaaaatttcaagttgGTTTTTGGTAAGTGAATTGGTTATTGTCATAtgatttctaaaataaatatcGCACGTCCATTTAATATTTTCTGACAActctaaatatttatttatttaatttatatagaAGGCGACATGATTTGAACCATAAACTTTTAAGTCATCAACGTTGAACTTTTGTTTTCTTGGTGACTCCATTAGTTAACTAACAACATAGACTAATAACAAATTGATCAAATTTCAGAGAAGAATCGAAATTCAACAAGTGAGTTAGTAAAGTTGAATTGTTGGTAGACGTATTGGTTTTACTAATGTGATTTTATATTGGGGTTTGATATTTGTGGGGGCATGCAGTTCATAACATTCGGGTTCGCATGCACACCATTATATTTTGTATGGGAGAAAGCAATAGGGATGCACAAATGCAAGAGCTTATGCAAACGAGCCGCAGCTAGATTGCCCGTCGTCGTTCCCATATGGTTTTTGGCCATTGTTTTTCCTTTCTTCGGCCCCATCAACTCTGCCGTGGGTTCACTCCTCGTTAGCTTCACCGTCTACATCATCCCTGCCCTTGCTCATATGTTCACCTTCAAATCCCCTGCTGCTAGAGAGGTTAGTTTCGTGTGTATCTCTACTTCATTCATCTCTATAAATCTAACTGGTTTTTAAATTGATGGGTTTTgataaatttattcttttatgttGCAGAATGCTGTGGAGCAACCACCTAAATTTGTGGGCAGGTGGGTGGGGACGTATACGATTAATGTGTTTGTAGTGGTGTGGGTCTTGGTTGTAGGGTTTGGGTTTGGTGGGTGGGCGAGTATGACGAACTTCATACGACAGATTGATAATTTTGGCCTCTTTGCCAAGTGTTATCAATGCCCACCTCCTTTGCCTTCGCAGCAACATAACTTCACGGTGGCGCCGCCTCCGCttcaccaccaccaccactGACCGTTGTCTTCTTATCGtttcgtttttcttttccccCTTTTTTGATGATGAGAACAATAGAATGATTAAACGATTATTTTTCGTTTTATggaaatttaacaaaatttggTAAGAACTATAGTGTAAACTAATGTCTTTTTTTTGGAGTAGTGTGGTTTAAGGAGTTATGACGAAGTTATTTGTAAGAACCGATGATATGATGAAATGATACTGAATTGAATTATATTCCTATTGAAGAAAGATTCCATGAGTGCTATTATAGTGCATGATAATATATCTTTTCAATAATATTGAATTTTTGGTTCAAAAGTTGAAAATAATTATGTAGCCtagtttaaattaattttaataatgatgaaagaaaacaataatagaacttaattaattatatatacttttaaattaattaatagacatTAAGTATTTAGTGAAAAATCTAAGTTAAAAGTGTATATTTTGATCAACATATTgataaataattgaaataaaaaataaatgataaaattataataatttaaaatttaaactaaattaaagtaaaattaaactcaaaattttatatcaacggtatattattattttatgaaaGCTAAGTATATATACTCCACAATACAATTAAGTACTAATTAATATTATCTTATATAAAccaggtaaaaaaaaaaaggaaagaaaatgtaTTCAATCCATGCTTGCATTGACCCGAACATTTGAAGAATTGTCGCAAAATATAGGTAGGCAACTTGGCTTAAACATTCACTGAAATAGAAATTGTTTGCTTTCTAGTTCATATACctattattatatattcaaCTTTTCtaatgtgtgtatatatgtttccatGTCAGAAAccaaaaaagagtaagagaaaGAAAGCAGGAGAAATGGTCAAGGAATGGCATGACATGACACGACGTAACAAAGGTTATAAGATCTAAGAAGAAAACGATTGAACGTTGAAACACTTTGggatgaaaaattaaaaagtaaataaaaaagacAGTAAATAAATGTTAGGTTAATTGATAGGAACAACAGTATCTATGATATGATATTATCCACTTTATTATgactttgtttttcttttcttttttttttcaggttATTTTCTCCTATAAATTCATGATAATAATCTCATTATTAAATTGACCTGAGACTTTATAAtattttactgtattttataattatttttaaaagttttatcatttaaaataaatttgttttgCTTTATCTctgaataatttaaaaataaataataaataattcaTTACAGAATAAAAATTTGAACTGATAAAAATTGTGTgacttttaaaataataacaataatttaagttaaccttttaaaagaagaaacattattaaaaataaaaaaatcgacaaaatatttacattttataaaaaagatGATATGTAATGTATTTTGTCTTTTGGTGGCTTTTTCCATGTAGcctaaatagtttgttttttttttctatttaagaaaaatatttaaaaattgtcGAAAggatgtttattattattattttttaagattatGGCCTTTTAAAAGAATTCTCTATTAAGATTTagaacaaatttcaaaaataatgtTTTTAAAGAGTAATCATAACATTGGGCagttagaaaagaaaatacaCAACTAGGTTTGGTGTACAAACTAGTAAAAAACAAGGTGGTCTTAGTTTTCGAAggaagtcataaatattttgacaAGTTTGACCCAATCTTCAGCCATGTGGGCTGCGACTAGTTTAACATAAATTGTGTAACAGGTACACAactttcttaaaacaaaactaattCCCTAAATTAATCCatgcatatttttttttttgaagtctATAGGAATACttttagatttgaaatttggacTCAAAGAGAACATTGGATAGTAAGTTGAGGACATTATTACTAGAAAAACTAAAGACTATAACATTTAAAATGAAGAGAACACTAAAACTTATAAGTCATAAAGTAGGTAGAAATAAAAGCTAGAAAATAATATCCTAGTTTGGACCCTATCTAGCTTTTAAAGAAAAGTAACATAAATAATCCATGAGTTTGATAAATTCCCTAAtacaaaaatactaaaaatccAAACCGTAAAAGTAAGAGCGGAAGCAACAAAAAGTTCCTCTATGGCAAGTCGCGATCACTTCTTGTTGTTCGTCAGCTTTCTTTACTTTtgcctaaaaaattaaatataaaaagggtgaatataaacatatactcagtaactACTACTAGTCTCGTTGACTTTCCATTAGGGTCCCATAAGGAAGTACTCCAAGACTGTCGTTATCACGAACACACGTAAtttagtgatcccgtaggaataCATCTAAtattcggtgaacccaaaggaacacccaAGAGAATCGGACTATAAGCAACCCCATCAGATCACTCATAAAGTGACATATCATGATAGACTGGTGGTCCTGTCAAACTCACACGATCACGATCacaaaaaggtggtgatcctgaTGGACACTCATATGGATACGACCTTAATAAAGCCAAAGTTGATCTCGATGGACACTCATATGGATACGACCTTAatatagacaaagttaacagaacaattatccataacatgtagcatatcatacacacatcataaacatggcatgaatatcaatgataacgtccttaatcatatatttaaatatcatgtattatcatcaacataatatcattCCGACattaatatcagtcatcaacatagcattaacacattatgcatcttagttACTAACACATTGTGCATCTTAGTTACATCAATGCACAGTGAATATTACAGGCAAGCTCTTAAATTCAATTTGAATGTCTAGTAATAGAATCTCTTAGCTAACAAATAATAATTTCTTGGTTGACAATAAATGCCCAATTTACTCGATCCTAAACAtagataaaatttaaattaataattttgtcaaccaaaatcatcaaaatatttaattagagTTTCCAAACTTACCGACAAATGAGTTTCAACCTTTGAGGAAGAATCTCAAAGATAACTACTTCAAAATTTAGCCAAAACATCCTTGAAGAAAATAATCAAACTTTAAGGAAGGAATCCAtcttaatctaaaattaatactAATTGAACTCCAATTTAGACCCAATCAATAATTTAATTAGAGTCCAAACATTAACCTTTGTAGCTAGCAAATAAATTCTTCCGAAGGTTGTCCCAATAGCCTCAATTTATTCTTTAAGAAAACCCAAactaaaatccaaattttactattttagaatcAAGAATTGATCTTTAATGATAAAGCTGGAAAACCCACGCTAAAACCCAAACCAAATCTTCCAAACTCACCAAAAGAATAGATGATCGGCAGCAGCTAGAAGTTGGCAAAACCACCGACGAACGGACGGGGATGAAAGGCGACCGATGCGGTTGGGACAGTGGAGGGATGCAACGACCGAACAGAGGCGAATAATAGAGACGATCGAACAGCACGCAGAACGAGAATGGAGACGCTACAGTGACGGACTTACCAAAAACAGAGAAGACTGATGACGACGGCCGGCTTGACGTGACGGAACAAACGGTAGAGGATGCTTGGTGGCACTAGGGTTTACTCAATGGAGAAGAAGgaaggttgaagaagatgatgaacagtgcctatttaaaataataataatattattattattttacttttcttttctctttttacctttccaaataaaatcaaaataaactttATTGTCTCCACAATTAATCCAATCCACTTTTcctttctaaaaaataataataaatcactttttctttcttatttaataatcatatcaaatcatcttttatcttctttccAAAATACTCTCTATTAtcacaatataattattttcattccaaacatttatttaattatatatataattattctttATTCATTTAAATTCCTCACTAAATTAATCAACCCAAAATCACACAATCTAAATCAAATCTTTAAAATACCATAATCCGAGCTTTCATACTTAATTAAAtgttcataaaaaaaaatatttaattaattctaatttcaaCAAATCAAACAATTCTCCGATAACACCAAAAAAATTCTAACATATTACCTTTTTATCGGGCACTATctaatgttaaaaaaaataataataacaattaacACTAAGATCAACTCTAATCATATATTGAATTTCAAATCCCAAGGCAAAGTTTGGATGATGAAATTGGCAATATGTTCACTGGGTCTTGTTTCTCCAACCACTGTATATTCTACTATGTTTCTCTGTCCttagtcttttcttttttaaagaacacttctttttctatctttttcaaatgaataaataaataaaaactctTCCGGTCTGCTAAATTTATTGTTCGTTCCACAATTTTGAATCGAAGAGAGTTAAACATGTCAACGACCATCGAATTAGATATGAATATAAAACTTTTCACAATTTTTAGATAGAATCGTGTAGTTGTTATGGAACCAACAATTAAGCAATATAAAAGAAGTATAAAGATTGACACATAGATATGTCTACATGGTTCACTAATAATGTGTAAGCTTATATCTAACTTCTCTAAGCTCTATGatcaaaatcataaataaatacatatgCTCAATAGGCAAATTGATTTATCTTCTATTTCTCTCATTGTtataatgtttatttttttctatcgatgttaaaatgttaaaaaagtATACACCTAACATActtaatacatatttgatagaTACAATACACTTAATAATCTTGATATACTTTTGAAACACTAAGAAgtgttatatttattaaatgaaaaaaaatcatatattcTGAATATGTGGAGTATAATAACAACTACCTCAAAGATGCAAACATTCCCAAATTGTTTTTAACTGCATAGAGAGTCAATCTAATTAAAGGTAAAATCTACTCATGTTTCTTTCCTAACTTTATTCTCAACTAACGTAGAAACAAGCATAAGGCAATTCAAGAAAGGGTTCCCTCTTGAATCTAAGGACAACCGCTAAAAGTTCCAAGTCAAGAAACAGAATGATGACCaacaaagaaattaaacaaAGGTAGATTGAGATCAAAAGTTATCATATATATGGAAAAAAACAcaaggaaaagaaaagttaCAAAAAGCTAAATGAACTGTTAGAAGGCTTTTTCTAATCCATTACCAAACTAGTTTACATACAGTTTTATCAAAGATGAAAAGCTTAACAGatgaaacaaaaaagaagaaaaaaaaaactcattttggATATTTTTGAACAATTATTATACAGatttttgtaaaaagaaaaaaaagaatcaatgaaaTCCTCTTGAACCTCTTGACTGATAAAGTTCCAACCTACTTTTGGCTTCTGGCAATAGACTTTCGATGGTGGGTTCTTCCACTAAATGTGCCTGTTTAGATGACCATTCCAGCACTATAAGTACTTCTTCTTGAGCTAGTGTCTCACTATCAGGAACATGTAAAGCTATATAACAAAGCAGAATCAACGAAGGAATTTGAACCATTTGTTCACCAAAATACACTAATTGGATTAAGTGCTTTGTCCCTCCTGCTTCAATTATGGCTTTGCAATGGTTGTCATGTAAGAAATTGTCTGTACAAGCAAATTTGTTAAGTGCAATCACAGCCTCCATTGAAACCTCAGCTTCCCTTTCGTCCAACAGCTTAACGAGTGGTCCGATTATCCTTGTTTCGGTTGCTCTAAATGTCCTAGCCAAATGACCAATGGCTTGAATTGAAGGTAAAAGCAGATCGCAATCTGCTTTCTCGATGATTTTCAATAACTGTTCGACAACAGCCTTAGCGGCAGGGGAGGTGGGTTTGAATCCAGTACGACGTAGGTCGGAATTCTGTTCGGCAACGGCGGTGATTTCCATCAATGCCATGGCTGAATAGTACTTAACATCCTCAGGACCTTTCTCTAATAGAACAGCAAAACACAAAAGGGCTCTCGACTCTGTAATGTTTCGACAAATAGTAACATTCCCTTTGCATAAATGCCATAAAGCTCTAGCAGCCATGGCTTTCATTTGAGCTTTAGTGGCAGGATCTTCATATTCCCTTCCTTTAATGCTAGCTCCGGATAATGCAGCACGGCCAGGATTTTGAATGTGATGATTAGTCTTATGAATTTCCTGGGTATTGGATTGACCCTTAATGGGATTCTTCATAGCCATTGTGTTGGTAACTACGTTATGCATTTGGCTAGACAATTGATTCCCGGTTGGATGATTGACATTATTACCCGTATGTTtatgatcttcttcttcatacCCATTTTTCACATTTTGATCAGAACCATTGTTATTAGCCATAAACACAGAATGAATCGACATTTGATGTTTAGTAGCAATGGTGTACCTACTATGTTCTTGAATGGTTTCAAAGGCAAGATGACTAACCAGAAGACGAATCACATTGTTTTGAGCAAAATGATCTTGACATTTAGGATGATGAGTCGCCATTTCCGAAACAGCCCAAGCTACAACAGATTGAACCTTCATATGCCCATCTTTTAGAATCTTAGCAAAAACAGAACAAACCCCACAATTCACAATCTGTTCAACGCTCTCTGAATCTCGACCCAGAAGTCCAATCGCTCTAGCGGCATGTTCTTGACCTTCCATTCTCCCTTCCTTGGCCAATTTCAGCAATGGCGTAACCCCACCTTCTTCAATAATCAATTTCCCATACCGATCATTATCACGAGCCAACGACGCCAGAGAAGCAGCAGCGTCGGATCGTTCCTCTAAAGTACCGGTATGAAGAATCGCGACCTGTTCCCAAATCAAACCCAAAATGGGTTCGTTGGAAGCAATGGGAGGAAGGCCAAGATATTCATCGTCGCGATCTTCAGCAGGGGCGGAGACACGGAGGAGCCAAGAGACATCGCCAATGGAATTTTCAAGCTGGGTGGAGGTTTTTTTGAAAGCGGCAGCGGGGATAATGGTGAACATACGTTTCATTATCCCATTGGCGCGACATTTGATGACGAGGGTTAAGGCTTTGTCGAGAACTTGTTCGGTGTCGTCGATGATCCGGCGTGTGGGACGTTCGTAGAGATCGTTGCTGGCACGTGCAGCTTGACGGAGGAGGGCGGCGAGCTTTTCCGTTTTGGTTTTGAGTTCGATGCATTCTTGTTTGAAAGATTGAGCAGAATCGGCATTTTTGGTAACCTGGTCGGCCAGTTGGATGGGCCTTGCCAGGATTTCCTTGACAATGCCGGCCATGGCCAGACTGAAATTTCGACGGAGagttcctctctctctctcttctttttttttttttggaaaaaagaaaaaaaaatgaaaaagagagagagaaacaatGGCGGATTGAGAGAAAGAGAGGCCATGGCCCTCCCTATTTTTCGCTCTTCTGTGTTCTTATTAAATCAAAATAACGCATTTCAtcctttttttctaaaaaaagacTCATACGAGCAGTTCATCACTTGGTCGAACTCGATTTTCATTCCAAATAACCACAAAATCGATCCGGTTTAGTAAGCTTCGAACCATCCTCAACTGTTAAGGAGTAAAAGTGGCATTGGTTTTGGTCGGCCTTAGTCGATTTAATTACACAAACCGATACTAATCAATCCCTTTCATTCTTCAAACTACTAGTTTGCTCCATTTTACTATACATGATTTAGTTGTTTAAGACATATGCTATCGATCAAGTTAAAACGACTAGATATAGATTTGCAATTTAGACATGTATTGTAAAAAATTTTAGCTTAATTGTGACGAAAACAAAAGAAGGAATTAAACAATATGAAGATCGATAACTTAGAGGGCATTATTAGTTTGTTATGCTTAGGtttgttttgaaatattttaagtAAGGTAATTAGATATATGTTATTATGtatgaaacattttttttatggtaTATAAAGTTGTAGAAATTTTTTGgatatgtatatatttgttttAGTTGTAATTGTGAATTGTgatttattatttgttaaatCAAAGAATTTGACACGTTTACTTTCTTAGATTATATTGtaaatgtatcaatttaaactttcaatttttataaaggtatacaaataaaatacaatggaaggtttaaattgatataattgtGTAAGTAGTTTGGACTTTAAATTAAAACACttataaaagttaaaaagtCTAAATTGATATAACCTTTATAATTAGCGGtggaaattaatattttttttaaaaataagatagAAGAAAGGGGTCAAATAGTTTGATTTGGCCGGTAGGAATCGAAACAAGAACATGACTAATACCATCtaaattattaagaaaataGGAATGATATACCAATCAACAAAAAATCGCAAGATAGATTGAACAACAAAAGAGGATAAttctaaattgaaaataaaGTCGAAAGAAAAGTACTGCATAATTAGAAAAGTAgcatatgaaaaaaaaaatatctttgcTAGAAATGGTAATGGTACGTGAAACTATACAATTGTGTTTAATTAGAAAGATCATGCaagtgaaaattttgaattgagCAATCATAGCTAATTTCGGAAGTTTCTtttaaatttctcaaattttcgtcaaaataggaaaaaaaaatcgaatataatctttttaattttttttaaatctcaaaatttcGTGACATGGAATAAAAACCAAATTTATCCTCTACTGAAATTTCAAGATCTTGATGGAAGTTTTCCACGATAGAAGGATGCACAAAAATTCTgtctttttaggaaaaaaattgtTCGTTCACTAAAATTTTATCAtggagtgtaaatattttgttttattatcgTTACTCTTGAAAACAACCTTTAATTTAATCTTGTTACCACTTGTAGCTTGAATTATGATATAAAATTTTTTAACAGGAAGATTCCAAATCATAGCATATCGCTCCATGAGATATAGTTTAATTAGGTCAGAAATCGGAAACAAAAACAAGACTATAGCCAATACCATCAACATGATGAAGGAAATGGGAATTGACATACCGATCAACAACCAACCGTGAGAAAAATATAGTAATAGAAGAGAATGGAGAATGGTTTTTCTTCTCGGCTCGATGATAcacacaaaaaaagaaaaagaaaaagaaaaagagaatctTGTGAGTGTAAATAAAACAACTTGCATAGAATTTCTTACAAAATGACAACTCACCGAATAACTAACAAATATAAAACTACCTTAATACATCTATTTCTAACTCttcacaattttaaaataacctTTACTTCGAACTGTTCTCTAACAAGTGCTTTGTCAAGATGCATGCTTGTTAACCTTAAAAAGTAGTCAACAAGTGATACAGATCGAAAATTATCGTATTTCATAACGTATGAATCTAGTTCgtgttttatttaaaatagatatttgttttaaattttatgtataaattgaaaaagagatataaacaaataaataaaagagggaACAGTTAGATTGAATTAAATTCCAAGATTCATCATATTTCTCAACCATACACAAAACGACATCGCTCTCTCTTCACCACCACCATAAAATTATTCACAccataataaataataataattaaaattgcTCATTGATGTCGGAGGTAAGATCTTTCCGATCATCATCAtcaccatcttcttcttcttcttcttcttcttcactttatcttttttcttcatCCATTGAGCTGTCCTCCAATGGCGCAATCATATTCCCATTTGCAATTTTCAGATTTCATCGACTCTGTTTTTATCCAAAACAGATCCCCTCAAAATCCCCTGAATTTCCATTTCTGGGTcacatttcaaatttcaatttcactACCAACATTGATCCGACTCCCAATTTCGCCGTGTGTAGTAACCGGAATAACCCGAGACCGGCGTCCGAGACGACAACCCCGAAACCGAAACCAATTGAGCTCTGCAAATTTCCCTGTCGTAATCCGCCCTTTTATCCGGATCCGACAATGTCGAATACGCCGTTTGAATTTTAATAAACTCCTCCGCTGAATTCTCCGCCACAACGTCGGGATGACAGATCCTCGCTAGCTTCCGATAAGCCGCCTTGATTTCCCGGCAAGAAGCTGTCATAGGAATCCCAAGCACTTCGTAAAACGAGGAGCGGCTAACCGATAGGTCGCGAGCGAACCGTACCCCGGTTGCGGAAGCTACGAGTGGAGAAGTGGGCATGTGAAGGGAGGgggaggtgggggttgggcggAGAGGTGAGTGGGTGAAGGAAGTGAAAAAGGAGGAAGTCATTTGGGTATTTTTGAATGGAAGGGGATGAAGAAATGGAAGATGGTTTTATAGAGAACGCGGCGAGGGGGAAAGTACGGATTTTACACGTATTGATGATGATATGTTTGGAAGTCTTATCCATTTGAAAGggcaattttgaaaataaatgaCTGTTTAGGGGTTGTTAGTTAAGGAGAGATCGAATAAATTCGAAACatgtgtaaaaaaaatacatttgaaAATAGGAGATGAAATTGTGTAGTGTGAAATACTAAGAAAGAGTGTTGGAAGTGAAAAAGTAAGAAACCAATTAGCTTGCTCTATCCAAATATTTAGTATTtataatttgtaattttaaaaaagaaattgttaaagatatttttagaaatggataaatgacaaaattagtgtcattttgctatatttaatcGTAAATAAGTtggtaaaaaaacaaaaaaaatcgcTCAACGTAGGCTTTGTTCAAGATAGGCAAACCTTCCTTCCTTTCACTCTTTCGATTCTCTTAAATTCTTTGAGTTTCATCTTTTCTACATCTACATTGTTCAAAGAAAGTCTATCCTTCGGATCTATCATCTGGATTATGAAATCTACATGTTCGCGAGCCATTTGAAGGACTCTAAAATCCACCGTACTAATCTTTTTCTTGTTGGTTGAAGAAGTTGGAAGATGCTTGGCCTATTAGGAGTAGAAAGATGTTTCTAGAGGTTTCGAAAGATGGACTAGCCCTTATAAGTAGCAACCTAGTTCACAGGGAAAAGGAAGCATGAAGGTCAGACTTAGAAttagaagaaagagaagagtcAAAAGTCCCAAAATAACAGGTTGTTGCTCCGCCGACGAAGAGAAAGGCTATTGGGCAAGAGAATCAATCCGTCTTTCAGAAGCCTCATCGTCAACCTATAGTTCTCAAACATAAGAGAGAAAGTTGGAATAGATTTGAATTTGGAACAGATTTGAATCTTATTAGTAGATTTggaagaaaaacgaaagagaaaTATATCAGTCCAACCCACAAGGCGATCTAACGAAATTAATATTGACTCGAAATCTTTCAACTTTCCATcaacaaattatatataaaaaaagaaggTTAATTGTGcaaaatttaatttctatttgaAATTAGTGATTGAATGAAGGTAAAATATAGTTCATATTATTAATCTATAGGGATcacaacaaataaataaataaatatatatatatatatatatatatatatatatatatatatatatatatatttgaatggTGGGAAGTAAAAATAAGAGATGGGAACATGAGTCAGCTTTCACAATGAATATGAGGATAAGCCAAATAAATTTATCCACAAAAATGTTTAgctcttttatttttcttttgtgatGAGGTCAATTGTGTGGCTTTAAATGCCACCtccatttttggaatcaatGTACCAcgttctctttttttttttcccgttaatataataaaacactaaaatatttacgatataggtaacaaagtaaaaaaaaacttataatattttcataaatttcatgtTTATTCTTGAATAATACAGATGCTTTTTCACTTGTTTTTCTTCTTAcgatttattcatctcctcttcatattattaattctttttcagtttacaatattatgattatttgtataaaatatagttactaatttcttcattttctcttccaaaatttcttccttcttcttcatttttcatcttcatttctttttcttattagtACAAGATTTAATGGTATATtgtctaaatgatcgtgtattaatatctaaacgatcagttgTTTATCTTACATAAACAGAGATAAACCACGTTCACTAgtagatcgtttagatttgatacaagattgtttagactaaATACAAGTAgtcaagattgtttagatttgctACGAGATCATTTAGACCTGCTACAATATTGTTTAGACTTACTAAGAGATCGTTTAGACCTACTAAAAACAAAGTATACCCTAATTTTATTAGAGGTTATGTGAATAAAATTTTGAGTTGATATTTTATGtttgaagttttgaaatttttagagtatattaatttaaattgttGTAATCGAATCAATTAaactctctattttttttttaattatttttggaacTTTTTTATTCATCCATTCTTACCTCGACATTTAAACTTTTTCtaatattaaattaacaaaatgaaTGATTATAACTAATGCATGaacttttttaaaagaattattaaCTAAAAAACTTAAATTTGTTCATTACTTCttaaaagtttagaaatttAATTGATAAAACTATAAACGTCACTCCAAGTATAAACCAAATgaaagtaaaagtaaaagtaaaagtgGATAACATTTTTGGTAATAAGGATATTGGTGGAGTGGGCGCGTAGATTGGAGCAGAAACGGCACATTTCATTTATGGCTTTGCTTTGTGTGTGTGCGCGCGCGCGCCCACCGTCCACCGACATAGTGAGTGA is drawn from Cucumis melo cultivar AY chromosome 11, USDA_Cmelo_AY_1.0, whole genome shotgun sequence and contains these coding sequences:
- the LOC103497311 gene encoding chaperone protein dnaJ 11, chloroplastic-like, producing MTSSFFTSFTHSPLRPTPTSPSLHMPTSPLVASATGVRFARDLSVSRSSFYEVLGIPMTASCREIKAAYRKLARICHPDVVAENSAEEFIKIQTAYSTLSDPDKRADYDREICRAQLVSVSGLSSRTPVSGYSGYYTRRNWESDQCW
- the LOC103497312 gene encoding uncharacterized protein LOC103497312, encoding MAGIVKEILARPIQLADQVTKNADSAQSFKQECIELKTKTEKLAALLRQAARASNDLYERPTRRIIDDTEQVLDKALTLVIKCRANGIMKRMFTIIPAAAFKKTSTQLENSIGDVSWLLRVSAPAEDRDDEYLGLPPIASNEPILGLIWEQVAILHTGTLEERSDAAASLASLARDNDRYGKLIIEEGGVTPLLKLAKEGRMEGQEHAARAIGLLGRDSESVEQIVNCGVCSVFAKILKDGHMKVQSVVAWAVSEMATHHPKCQDHFAQNNVIRLLVSHLAFETIQEHSRYTIATKHQMSIHSVFMANNNGSDQNVKNGYEEEDHKHTGNNVNHPTGNQLSSQMHNVVTNTMAMKNPIKGQSNTQEIHKTNHHIQNPGRAALSGASIKGREYEDPATKAQMKAMAARALWHLCKGNVTICRNITESRALLCFAVLLEKGPEDVKYYSAMALMEITAVAEQNSDLRRTGFKPTSPAAKAVVEQLLKIIEKADCDLLLPSIQAIGHLARTFRATETRIIGPLVKLLDEREAEVSMEAVIALNKFACTDNFLHDNHCKAIIEAGGTKHLIQLVYFGEQMVQIPSLILLCYIALHVPDSETLAQEEVLIVLEWSSKQAHLVEEPTIESLLPEAKSRLELYQSRGSRGFH